In Desulfomicrobium macestii, the following proteins share a genomic window:
- the selB gene encoding selenocysteine-specific translation elongation factor: MPVIMGTAGHIDHGKTSLIKALTGINCDRLAEEQKRGITIELGFAYLDLTPEVRLGIIDVPGHERFVKNMVSGAAGIDFVLLVIAADEGIMPQTREHLEICSLLGIRAGLVALTKTDMVEEDWLELVHEEVQTYLAGSFLEGAPIVPVSAHTGAGLDELRGHIAELSSTFAPDRRSDLFRLPVDRVFTMKGHGTVVTGTSISGALRLGEEIEIVPSGHRSKVRGLQVHGTAAEVARAGERTAVNLYGLEVAELERGEVLAHPQTLFPSPVWDVEMTCLSSSPNPLKHRTEVHFHHGSREILAKLFFLDRDKLEPGETAVCQVRFPRPLPGVYGDRCIVRSFSPLQTVAGGRIINPLGRKVRRHSKDMETLSTLGAATGEELLLAQLRLAGRGGLTVAELRIMTDMESKLLDKTLQILGGKQLAFQFDRDDKRFVGADVLDGLAGACLEYLGEYHRREPMRQGLSRAELISGFGRGMHPKLVHFLVERLVKSGQVLLEADILRLPGHVVSLASDQSGLRTLMETTYVQAGLMPPTTKAFLEENGLTAKDVAQMYRLLMEEGVLIKVSEEFYYAKTAMDDLIGRVREFFASNQEMGPQDFRDITALTRKFAIPVLEYLDKEKITMRIGDKRQIRKR; the protein is encoded by the coding sequence ATGCCTGTCATCATGGGTACGGCCGGACATATCGACCACGGCAAGACGAGCCTCATCAAGGCCTTGACCGGCATCAACTGCGACCGCCTGGCCGAGGAGCAGAAGCGCGGCATCACCATCGAGCTTGGCTTCGCCTACCTGGACCTGACCCCGGAAGTGCGCCTCGGCATCATCGACGTGCCGGGCCACGAACGCTTCGTGAAGAACATGGTCTCCGGTGCGGCGGGCATCGACTTCGTGCTTCTGGTCATCGCCGCCGACGAAGGCATCATGCCCCAGACCCGGGAGCATCTTGAAATCTGTTCGCTCCTTGGCATCCGGGCCGGGCTTGTGGCTCTGACCAAGACGGACATGGTCGAGGAAGACTGGCTTGAACTGGTGCACGAGGAGGTTCAGACGTATCTGGCCGGATCGTTTCTGGAAGGCGCGCCCATCGTCCCGGTTTCGGCCCATACGGGTGCCGGTCTGGACGAGCTGCGCGGGCATATCGCCGAACTGTCCTCGACTTTTGCCCCGGACCGGCGCTCGGATCTGTTTCGCCTGCCCGTGGACCGCGTCTTCACCATGAAAGGCCACGGCACGGTCGTGACCGGCACATCCATTTCCGGGGCATTACGTCTGGGCGAAGAGATCGAGATCGTCCCGTCCGGGCACCGCTCCAAGGTGCGCGGTCTGCAGGTGCATGGCACGGCCGCCGAAGTGGCCCGGGCCGGCGAGCGCACCGCCGTCAACCTCTATGGCCTGGAGGTGGCGGAGCTTGAGCGCGGCGAAGTGCTGGCCCATCCGCAGACCCTCTTTCCGTCGCCGGTCTGGGACGTGGAGATGACCTGCCTGTCGTCTTCGCCCAACCCGTTGAAGCACCGTACGGAAGTTCATTTCCATCACGGTTCGCGCGAGATTCTGGCCAAGCTCTTTTTTCTCGACCGTGACAAGCTCGAACCCGGCGAAACGGCGGTCTGCCAGGTCCGCTTTCCCCGTCCATTGCCCGGCGTATACGGGGACCGTTGCATCGTGCGCTCGTTCTCGCCCCTGCAGACCGTGGCCGGCGGGCGGATCATCAATCCCCTGGGCCGCAAGGTCCGCCGTCATTCCAAGGATATGGAAACCCTGTCCACCCTGGGTGCCGCCACGGGCGAGGAGCTTCTTCTGGCCCAGCTGCGGCTGGCCGGGCGCGGTGGGCTGACCGTGGCCGAGCTGCGCATCATGACCGACATGGAGTCCAAGCTCCTGGACAAGACCCTGCAGATTCTGGGCGGCAAACAGCTGGCCTTTCAGTTCGACCGCGACGACAAACGCTTCGTGGGTGCGGACGTGCTCGACGGTCTGGCCGGGGCCTGTCTCGAATACCTGGGCGAATACCATCGCCGCGAGCCCATGCGTCAGGGCTTGTCACGGGCCGAGCTGATTTCCGGATTCGGCCGGGGCATGCACCCGAAACTGGTGCATTTTCTGGTCGAGCGGCTGGTCAAATCAGGCCAGGTGCTGCTCGAAGCCGACATCCTGCGCCTGCCCGGACATGTGGTCTCCCTGGCCTCGGATCAGTCGGGCCTGCGTACGCTCATGGAGACGACCTATGTACAGGCGGGGCTCATGCCGCCGACCACCAAGGCTTTTCTGGAGGAGAACGGGCTGACCGCCAAGGATGTGGCGCAGATGTACCGGCTGCTCATGGAAGAGGGCGTGCTCATCAAGGTCAGCGAGGAGTTCTATTACGCCAAGACGGCCATGGACGATCTGATCGGCCGGGTCCGGGAGTTCTTTGCCTCGAATCAGGAAATGGGGCCCCAGGATTTCCGCGACATCACCGCCCTGACCCGCAAGTTTGCCATTCCGGTGCTCGAATACCTGGACAAGGAAAAGATCACCATGCGCATTGGGGACAAGAGGCAGATCAGGAAGAGGTAA
- the hrpB gene encoding ATP-dependent helicase HrpB, with protein MPTLPPTLSPSLPIDALLPELTRTLSSKTACLVHAPPGSGKTTRIPLALLDAAWLGKNKILMLEPRRLAARAAARHMAGLLGEKAGERVGYRTRLDIRVSSATRIEVVTEGILTRMLQHDPGLSGYGCVIFDEYHERSLQADLGLALCLEIRDALRPDLRLVIMSATLDAAAVAELLEPCRILSCPGQPHEVETRYLRLSGRFLEERMARAIRHALATEQGSILAFLPGAREIRRTAELLENPGAGVEIHPLLGALTAIEQDKAIAPPMPGTRKIVLATAIAETSLTIEGVRIVVDSGLARLPRFDPKSSMTVLVTEPASLATLTQRRGRAGRTEPGICFRIWDQADEVSRKPFPAPEMLEADLAPLALDLALWGATDPGALSWLTPPPAGHYKSAMHLLQSLEAVDDKGRITPHGREMALLPLHPRLGHMVLTAKKHGLAPTAAYLAAILGEPGRSMRGSSDLRDTLRTHPNPLSRKDTLRASMEQIARLASVNLEQPDPEAAGILIALAYPDRIARRQQDGTYRLASGRKAMWPGPSALTGHEFLAIADLDGDAAGAKIWQSAPVSLRELEKHFGGQLRAVEEVHLDQVRDRIVCLRKIMLDALCVKEENLATDPETMTRALLQGQRDLSRLTWTGECQNLRDRVRFLCSLDQGSWPDMSDQTLLESIDQWLGPFATGARSGMDLGKIDLLQALKALLGWEKLRELDRLAPEFVIVPTGAKRKIDYSPESGPVLPVKLQEMFGCATTPTLADGRHPLVLHLLSPAGRPLQVTRDLPSFWKSAYPLVRAEMRGRYPKHPWPEDPATAMPTAKTKKAMTPR; from the coding sequence ATGCCCACTCTTCCTCCAACTCTATCCCCCAGTCTTCCGATTGACGCGCTCCTGCCCGAGCTTACGCGCACCCTGAGCTCAAAAACCGCCTGCCTGGTCCACGCACCCCCAGGCAGCGGCAAAACCACGCGCATTCCCCTGGCCCTGCTCGATGCGGCCTGGCTGGGCAAAAACAAAATCCTCATGCTCGAACCCAGACGCCTGGCTGCACGCGCCGCTGCCCGCCACATGGCCGGGCTCCTTGGTGAAAAAGCCGGTGAGCGCGTGGGCTACCGCACCCGGCTCGATATCAGGGTCTCAAGCGCCACGCGGATCGAAGTCGTGACCGAAGGCATCCTGACCCGAATGCTGCAACACGATCCCGGGCTTTCCGGCTACGGCTGCGTAATTTTCGACGAATACCACGAGCGCAGCCTGCAGGCCGACCTGGGCCTGGCCCTGTGTCTTGAGATTCGAGACGCCCTGCGCCCGGACCTGCGTCTGGTGATCATGTCCGCCACCCTGGACGCAGCTGCCGTGGCCGAGCTCCTTGAGCCATGCAGAATCCTGAGCTGCCCGGGACAGCCGCATGAAGTGGAAACCCGCTACCTGCGCCTGTCCGGGCGCTTTCTCGAAGAACGCATGGCCCGAGCCATCCGCCATGCCCTGGCCACGGAGCAGGGCAGCATCCTGGCCTTTCTGCCCGGAGCCCGCGAAATCAGGCGCACCGCGGAACTGCTCGAAAATCCCGGAGCCGGAGTCGAAATCCACCCCCTGCTTGGCGCCCTGACCGCCATAGAGCAGGACAAGGCCATCGCCCCCCCAATGCCCGGTACGCGCAAGATCGTCCTGGCCACGGCCATCGCCGAGACATCGCTGACCATCGAAGGAGTGCGCATCGTCGTCGACAGCGGGCTGGCCCGATTGCCGCGCTTCGACCCCAAGAGTTCCATGACGGTTCTGGTCACGGAACCCGCCTCCCTGGCCACCCTGACCCAGCGCCGGGGCCGCGCCGGGCGCACGGAACCCGGCATCTGTTTCCGCATCTGGGACCAGGCCGACGAGGTCAGCCGCAAGCCCTTCCCCGCGCCGGAGATGCTGGAAGCCGATCTGGCCCCACTGGCGCTCGACCTGGCCCTATGGGGCGCCACCGACCCCGGCGCCCTGTCCTGGCTGACGCCGCCCCCGGCCGGGCATTACAAGAGCGCCATGCATTTGCTGCAAAGCCTGGAGGCCGTGGACGACAAGGGACGCATCACCCCCCACGGCCGTGAAATGGCGCTCCTGCCCCTGCATCCGCGCCTCGGCCATATGGTGCTCACGGCCAAAAAGCACGGCCTCGCCCCAACCGCCGCCTATCTGGCCGCAATCCTGGGTGAACCTGGTCGGAGCATGCGCGGTTCCTCGGATCTGCGCGATACGCTGCGCACTCATCCCAATCCCCTTTCACGCAAAGACACCCTGCGCGCCAGCATGGAACAGATCGCGCGACTGGCCTCGGTCAATCTGGAACAACCCGACCCCGAGGCCGCCGGAATTCTCATCGCCCTGGCCTACCCGGACCGCATCGCCCGACGCCAGCAGGACGGAACCTATCGTCTGGCCAGCGGCCGCAAGGCAATGTGGCCAGGACCAAGCGCCCTGACAGGACACGAATTTCTGGCCATCGCCGATCTGGACGGAGACGCGGCCGGAGCAAAAATCTGGCAGTCTGCCCCGGTTTCGCTGCGCGAATTGGAAAAACACTTTGGGGGTCAGTTGCGGGCCGTTGAGGAAGTCCACCTGGACCAGGTCAGAGACCGCATCGTCTGCCTGCGCAAAATCATGCTCGATGCGCTCTGCGTAAAAGAAGAAAATCTGGCCACCGACCCGGAAACCATGACCCGCGCCTTGCTCCAAGGACAACGGGATCTTTCGCGGCTGACCTGGACCGGCGAATGCCAAAACCTGCGAGATCGGGTTCGTTTCCTGTGCAGCCTGGATCAGGGGTCCTGGCCCGACATGTCCGACCAAACGCTCCTTGAAAGCATCGATCAATGGCTCGGGCCCTTCGCAACCGGGGCACGATCCGGCATGGATCTCGGCAAAATCGATTTGCTGCAGGCGCTTAAAGCGCTGCTGGGCTGGGAAAAATTGAGGGAACTGGACCGGCTTGCGCCCGAATTCGTGATCGTGCCCACAGGGGCGAAACGCAAGATCGACTACAGCCCCGAGTCCGGGCCCGTCCTTCCTGTCAAATTGCAGGAAATGTTCGGCTGCGCCACCACACCCACCCTGGCAGACGGACGCCACCCCCTGGTCCTGCACCTGCTCTCCCCCGCCGGCCGCCCCCTGCAAGTCACCCGCGACTTGCCCTCGTTCTGGAAAAGCGCCTACCCCCTCGTCCGCGCCGAGATGCGCGGCCGCTACCCCAAACACCCCTGGCCCGAAGACCCGGCCACAGCCATGCCCACCGCCAAAACCAAGAAGGCCATGACCCCAAGATAA
- a CDS encoding phosphatidylglycerophosphatase A family protein produces the protein MPDPSNCKTSWLETLPLNLATLGAAGRMPKAPGTWGSLVAAILAPFLFLPLPMWGRVAVLILLFPLGSWCAGRAEKSMCRKDPSCVVIDELWGQWVTLLPLLASDTLWIIPAFVFFRLFDITKPWPVRASERWLPGGWGIMIDDGLAGIYAMMALLACRAVF, from the coding sequence ATGCCTGACCCGTCAAACTGCAAGACAAGCTGGCTCGAAACGCTGCCGCTGAACCTGGCCACCCTCGGCGCGGCCGGGCGCATGCCCAAGGCTCCCGGCACATGGGGCTCCCTGGTCGCGGCGATCCTCGCGCCATTTCTCTTTCTGCCATTGCCGATGTGGGGACGCGTCGCAGTCCTTATTCTGCTCTTCCCTCTGGGCAGCTGGTGTGCCGGCCGGGCCGAAAAAAGCATGTGCCGCAAGGACCCATCCTGCGTGGTCATCGACGAACTCTGGGGGCAATGGGTCACGCTGCTGCCGCTGCTCGCCTCCGACACGCTCTGGATCATCCCGGCCTTTGTGTTCTTCCGCCTTTTTGACATCACCAAGCCTTGGCCGGTGCGGGCCTCGGAGCGCTGGCTGCCCGGCGGCTGGGGCATCATGATCGACGACGGGCTGGCGGGAATCTACGCGATGATGGCGCTGCTCGCATGCCGCGCCGTCTTCTAA
- a CDS encoding Maf family protein, giving the protein MNQGPFRARRPLLLASASPRRQALLAGQGLGFEVVPSTLKEPAPEPGEAPADYAARMARIKGQDLAARHPDKVIISADTIVVEGESILGKPRNIDDALAMLSSLSGRWHQVMTGFCVLHHGDGISLCQTVTTRVHMAENSRAMLQAYIDTGEPMDKAGAYGIQGIGAFLVDEVQGSYTNVVGLPLRSVLNCLLEIGAIGVANA; this is encoded by the coding sequence ATGAACCAGGGCCCGTTCCGCGCGCGCAGGCCCCTGCTCCTGGCCTCGGCCTCGCCCCGGCGGCAGGCGCTCCTGGCCGGACAGGGCCTTGGATTCGAGGTCGTACCCAGCACCCTGAAGGAACCGGCTCCCGAACCGGGAGAGGCCCCGGCGGACTACGCGGCGCGCATGGCTCGCATCAAGGGTCAGGACCTCGCGGCCAGACACCCGGACAAGGTGATTATCAGCGCCGACACCATCGTGGTCGAGGGCGAAAGCATCCTTGGCAAGCCACGAAACATAGACGATGCCCTGGCCATGCTTTCATCCCTCTCGGGGCGCTGGCACCAGGTCATGACCGGCTTCTGCGTGCTTCACCACGGCGACGGAATCTCTCTTTGCCAAACAGTGACCACGCGGGTCCACATGGCGGAAAATTCGCGGGCCATGCTCCAGGCCTACATCGACACGGGCGAACCCATGGACAAGGCCGGAGCTTACGGAATCCAGGGCATCGGCGCTTTTCTGGTCGACGAGGTACAGGGGTCCTACACCAATGTCGTCGGCCTGCCCCTGCGTTCGGTGCTCAATTGTCTGCTCGAAATCGGAGCCATCGGAGTGGCCAATGCCTGA
- a CDS encoding dihydrolipoyl dehydrogenase family protein has translation MSHFDIIVIGAGPGGYAAALLASQRGKTVALIEKQNLGGTCLNWGCIPTKLYLGATAHLEGLHSQSRLRLCSGSVQMDMGALKKRKNAFVAATHKAMACCLDKHGIALVQGQAALLDKNTVRIDDEAGQTLTFETLVIATGSSTNWFAGLEPDHKRILDSTDLLDLDEAPESLAIIGAGAIGLEMADFWHRLGATIHVIEAAPRIAPAEDEEIAQTLHGMLKRKKWNIVTGKRVAGLASEDESVLVRLEDGAEIRVEKALVAVGRKPNTPGLGLENAGVALTGAGWIITDDFLRAAPNIYAIGDVNGRTLLAHAAEHQGRHAILHALGETAAPYAPGPIPGCIYGSIEVMRAGHTAAELTAQGKTVTVSRANLGANPISQAHGQAQGLVKVAWVDGVVHGVTAVGHGASHLVTLAEIMVRDRWTAHTAHEHIFAHPTLDEALRDALIAPPEDK, from the coding sequence ATGAGCCATTTTGACATCATTGTCATAGGAGCAGGTCCGGGCGGTTATGCCGCAGCTCTGCTCGCCAGTCAAAGAGGAAAAACGGTCGCTCTCATCGAGAAACAAAACCTCGGCGGGACGTGCCTCAACTGGGGGTGCATCCCCACCAAGCTCTACCTTGGAGCCACCGCTCATCTGGAAGGGCTGCACTCCCAGTCGCGCTTGCGCCTGTGCAGCGGCTCCGTGCAGATGGACATGGGCGCGCTCAAGAAACGAAAGAACGCATTTGTCGCGGCCACCCACAAGGCCATGGCCTGCTGTCTTGATAAACATGGAATCGCCCTGGTCCAGGGTCAAGCTGCCCTTTTGGATAAAAACACGGTGCGCATCGACGACGAGGCCGGACAAACCCTGACTTTCGAGACTCTGGTCATCGCTACCGGATCCTCCACGAACTGGTTTGCAGGGCTTGAGCCGGATCACAAACGGATCCTCGACTCCACCGACCTTCTTGATCTCGACGAAGCGCCCGAAAGCCTCGCGATCATCGGAGCCGGGGCCATCGGCCTTGAAATGGCCGATTTCTGGCACCGCCTGGGGGCGACAATTCATGTCATCGAAGCCGCGCCCCGCATCGCCCCCGCCGAAGACGAGGAAATCGCCCAGACCCTCCACGGCATGCTCAAGCGCAAAAAATGGAACATCGTCACGGGCAAGCGCGTGGCCGGACTGGCCAGCGAGGACGAATCGGTTCTGGTGCGACTGGAAGACGGCGCTGAAATCCGTGTCGAAAAGGCGCTGGTCGCCGTCGGACGCAAACCGAACACTCCCGGCCTTGGCCTTGAAAACGCAGGCGTCGCCCTGACCGGCGCTGGCTGGATCATCACGGATGACTTCCTCCGGGCCGCGCCAAACATCTACGCCATCGGAGACGTCAACGGCCGCACGCTGCTGGCCCACGCCGCCGAGCACCAGGGACGCCACGCTATCCTGCACGCCCTGGGCGAAACGGCCGCGCCCTACGCGCCCGGCCCGATCCCCGGCTGCATCTATGGATCGATCGAGGTCATGCGCGCCGGGCACACCGCAGCCGAACTGACGGCTCAGGGCAAGACCGTGACCGTTTCCCGCGCCAATCTCGGCGCCAACCCGATTTCCCAGGCCCACGGCCAGGCCCAGGGGCTGGTCAAGGTCGCCTGGGTGGACGGCGTCGTGCATGGCGTGACCGCCGTCGGCCATGGCGCATCCCACCTGGTCACCCTGGCGGAAATCATGGTCCGCGACCGCTGGACAGCCCACACCGCGCACGAACACATCTTCGCCCATCCCACCCTGGACGAGGCCCTGCGCGACGCGCTCATCGCCCCCCCGGAGGACAAATGA
- the tmcD gene encoding electron transfer complex subunit TmcD — MSEYSAWDWGIGSRTVADLSECDCDVEWREENQVSPDGEKVAAVVKTGEMEFSVCVNGTCWEPRYERIWYLRYSPDGRLAGLACDGDWTMCVDGEPWEDTYSFLFNTLFSKDGSVIACSVADSMTYGMVVEGVVWETLFPNANNFILSSDGKRSAAVVQTVPLGQAEVFKFKEGAYSVAVDGTPWDVNFVNVWTPRFNADNSSVAAQIRHTLFDYTIAIDGKPWTENFNQVWEPLFHPTKNSVVAPVRLSGKWGMALDGKIIWQPTFFQVWQQQFSPSGDKLAAIVCPNYGRWTLAVDGNPWNTTFGDMVMDMTFSPDGKRLAALGKQDGKWTVFSDDRAWNSHYDMCYAPVFSPDSKHVAARVEKNGRFTIAVDGKEYGQGFDQCFDPTFSPDGSRILIRAIVDGKYQRIVESVAKIIG, encoded by the coding sequence ATGAGTGAGTATTCTGCCTGGGATTGGGGCATAGGCTCCAGAACCGTGGCCGACCTATCCGAGTGTGATTGCGACGTTGAATGGCGCGAGGAAAATCAGGTCAGTCCCGATGGCGAAAAGGTGGCGGCCGTGGTCAAGACCGGTGAGATGGAATTCAGCGTCTGTGTCAACGGCACATGCTGGGAGCCCAGATATGAGCGCATCTGGTATTTGCGCTATTCTCCCGACGGGCGCCTGGCCGGATTGGCCTGCGACGGCGACTGGACCATGTGCGTGGACGGCGAGCCTTGGGAAGATACCTACAGTTTTCTGTTCAACACGCTTTTTTCGAAGGATGGCTCGGTCATCGCCTGTAGCGTAGCCGATTCCATGACCTACGGAATGGTGGTCGAAGGCGTGGTCTGGGAAACGCTCTTTCCAAACGCCAACAATTTCATTCTCAGCTCCGACGGCAAGCGCAGCGCTGCCGTGGTTCAGACCGTGCCTTTGGGGCAGGCCGAAGTGTTCAAGTTCAAGGAAGGCGCATACTCCGTCGCGGTAGACGGTACGCCTTGGGACGTGAACTTCGTGAACGTCTGGACTCCACGATTCAATGCCGACAACTCCTCGGTCGCGGCCCAGATTCGACACACGCTCTTCGATTACACCATTGCCATTGACGGCAAGCCCTGGACTGAGAATTTCAACCAGGTCTGGGAGCCGCTCTTCCATCCGACCAAGAACTCGGTGGTCGCGCCGGTGCGTCTGTCCGGCAAGTGGGGCATGGCCCTGGACGGCAAGATCATCTGGCAGCCTACCTTCTTCCAGGTATGGCAGCAGCAGTTCAGTCCTTCCGGAGACAAGCTCGCCGCCATAGTCTGCCCCAACTACGGGCGCTGGACTCTGGCAGTGGACGGCAATCCCTGGAACACGACTTTTGGCGACATGGTCATGGACATGACCTTCAGCCCCGACGGCAAGCGTCTGGCCGCTCTTGGCAAGCAGGATGGCAAGTGGACCGTATTCTCTGACGACAGGGCTTGGAACAGCCATTACGACATGTGCTATGCTCCGGTCTTCTCTCCGGACAGCAAGCATGTTGCCGCAAGAGTGGAAAAGAACGGCCGTTTCACCATTGCGGTGGATGGCAAGGAATATGGCCAGGGTTTCGATCAATGCTTTGACCCGACGTTCAGTCCTGATGGAAGCCGAATTCTCATTCGCGCCATCGTGGACGGAAAGTACCAAAGAATTGTCGAGTCCGTAGCAAAAATCATCGGATAA
- the tmcC gene encoding TmcC family electron transfer complex membrane anchor subunit, with translation MQDVYLLVSGPLAWAAWTIFVLGSIYKIWSTLNTAKKKDQVLLNYVSFKYGMRSIINWSIPFNTVNMRLNPIFTGVAFFFHIAFFVLLIFVSAHQIMIEEGFGIGWFTIPDFVADIMAFAVIGACIFFAVRRVIRPEVSYVTDWTDFGLLALVAAPFVTGVLAYHQLGDYMLMVVLHMVSAELLLVAIPFTRLSHMLLAPLTRAYIGSEFGMVRHVKDW, from the coding sequence ATGCAGGATGTCTATTTATTGGTATCTGGCCCCCTGGCTTGGGCTGCCTGGACTATTTTTGTTCTTGGATCAATATACAAAATATGGTCGACACTGAATACCGCTAAAAAGAAAGATCAGGTTTTGCTTAATTATGTTTCATTCAAATATGGAATGAGATCCATCATCAACTGGTCGATTCCGTTCAATACGGTCAACATGAGGTTGAACCCCATTTTTACCGGTGTCGCGTTTTTCTTCCACATCGCTTTTTTTGTGCTGCTCATTTTTGTTTCCGCACATCAAATCATGATCGAGGAAGGATTCGGTATCGGCTGGTTCACCATTCCTGATTTCGTGGCCGACATTATGGCCTTTGCGGTCATTGGCGCGTGCATCTTCTTTGCCGTGCGTCGGGTCATTCGTCCTGAAGTGAGCTATGTCACCGACTGGACGGATTTCGGCCTGCTCGCCCTTGTGGCGGCGCCCTTTGTGACGGGAGTTCTGGCCTACCATCAGCTTGGCGATTACATGCTCATGGTCGTGCTGCATATGGTCTCGGCAGAGCTTTTGCTCGTGGCCATTCCCTTCACGCGTCTCAGTCATATGCTGCTGGCTCCCTTGACCAGGGCATATATCGGGTCTGAATTCGGCATGGTGCGCCACGTCAAGGATTGGTAA
- the tmcB gene encoding electron transfer complex ferredoxin TmcB — protein MKERVWIKDEGVERGAEKLTPERIEKTINAVFDNEAGARLKAYVETCAHCGLCSDACHFFLSRDRDPRFSPVGKVKQTIWEMLDKKGKVSAEFMKQAIQVAQTECNMCRRCVQYCPFGIDIAYMMSLVRRIGHKLEITPLYIQDTAHSHAATMNQMWVKDDEWIDALIWQEDELREELPTARIPLEKEGAEIMYSVIGPEPKFRTQLIYQAAAIMNEAGCDWTMPATPGWDNSDMAMYTGDSEMMGRLKRMHFDTAARLRVKKIVMGECGHAFRSVYDTGNRVLGWQMPPIQVVHALEFYWDLLNEGKIKVAKKFEEPVTFHDPCNVVRGRGLHEKAREVVRAFCPNFIEMTPNKEHNYCCAAGGGVINCGPPFKNARVESNRVKAEQLQATGVKVCIAPCHNCHGGLEDIIHKYKLGIELKFLGEIIYDCMEKPNAV, from the coding sequence ATGAAAGAACGCGTCTGGATAAAAGACGAAGGTGTTGAACGGGGAGCGGAAAAGCTGACCCCGGAAAGGATCGAGAAGACGATCAATGCAGTTTTCGACAATGAGGCCGGTGCCCGTCTCAAGGCATACGTCGAGACCTGCGCCCACTGCGGCCTGTGTTCTGATGCCTGTCATTTCTTTTTGTCCCGGGATCGCGATCCGCGGTTTTCCCCTGTGGGCAAGGTCAAACAGACCATCTGGGAAATGCTTGACAAGAAAGGCAAGGTTTCGGCCGAGTTCATGAAACAGGCCATTCAGGTTGCGCAGACGGAATGCAACATGTGCCGCAGGTGCGTTCAGTATTGTCCGTTTGGTATCGATATCGCGTACATGATGTCGTTGGTGCGCCGGATTGGTCACAAACTGGAGATCACGCCCCTCTATATTCAGGATACGGCTCATTCACATGCCGCCACCATGAATCAGATGTGGGTCAAGGATGACGAATGGATAGACGCCCTGATCTGGCAGGAAGACGAGTTGCGCGAGGAGCTGCCCACTGCGCGCATTCCGCTGGAAAAGGAAGGCGCGGAGATCATGTATTCCGTGATCGGACCGGAACCCAAGTTTCGTACCCAGCTCATTTACCAGGCCGCAGCCATCATGAATGAAGCCGGCTGCGACTGGACCATGCCGGCGACTCCCGGCTGGGACAACTCCGACATGGCCATGTACACCGGCGACTCGGAAATGATGGGCCGCCTCAAGAGAATGCATTTCGACACCGCGGCCAGACTGCGCGTGAAGAAAATCGTCATGGGTGAATGCGGCCACGCCTTCCGCTCCGTGTACGATACCGGCAACCGCGTGCTGGGCTGGCAGATGCCGCCCATACAGGTTGTTCACGCTCTTGAATTTTACTGGGACCTCTTGAACGAAGGCAAAATCAAGGTCGCCAAGAAATTCGAGGAGCCGGTCACCTTTCATGACCCCTGCAACGTGGTGCGCGGGCGCGGGTTGCACGAAAAGGCGCGGGAAGTGGTGCGGGCTTTCTGTCCCAATTTCATCGAAATGACCCCCAACAAAGAGCACAACTATTGCTGCGCCGCAGGCGGCGGAGTCATCAACTGCGGCCCGCCGTTCAAAAACGCTCGCGTGGAGAGCAACAGGGTCAAGGCTGAGCAGTTGCAGGCCACCGGAGTCAAGGTCTGCATAGCTCCATGCCATAACTGTCATGGTGGTCTTGAAGATATTATCCACAAGTACAAACTTGGCATCGAGCTCAAGTTCCTTGGGGAAATTATCTATGATTGCATGGAAAAACCAAATGCTGTCTAG
- the tmcA gene encoding acidic tetraheme cytochrome c3 TmcA, with protein sequence MRHILYRYFIFCSVVLCVTFCSISAFSQDDTYLKVDAFEKLERPISAFDHDDHNDKAALEDCSVCHHVYEDGKLVEGESSEDQACADCHTLKAQGSQPGLMMAYHRQCKSCHIESKKGPVACGECHVKK encoded by the coding sequence ATGAGACATATACTATACAGATACTTCATTTTCTGCTCTGTCGTGCTCTGCGTCACGTTTTGCAGTATTTCGGCTTTTTCCCAGGACGACACCTACTTGAAGGTTGATGCCTTTGAAAAATTGGAACGCCCGATCAGTGCGTTTGATCATGATGATCACAACGACAAGGCTGCCTTGGAAGATTGCTCAGTTTGCCATCATGTCTACGAGGATGGAAAATTGGTCGAAGGCGAAAGCTCCGAGGATCAGGCTTGCGCCGACTGCCATACGCTCAAGGCGCAAGGCAGCCAGCCTGGGCTCATGATGGCTTATCACAGGCAGTGCAAGAGCTGTCACATCGAGTCCAAGAAAGGTCCCGTCGCTTGTGGCGAATGTCATGTAAAAAAATAA